From one Mesoplodon densirostris isolate mMesDen1 chromosome 19, mMesDen1 primary haplotype, whole genome shotgun sequence genomic stretch:
- the MON1B gene encoding LOW QUALITY PROTEIN: vacuolar fusion protein MON1 homolog B (The sequence of the model RefSeq protein was modified relative to this genomic sequence to represent the inferred CDS: deleted 1 base in 1 codon): protein MEAGGGTAAPAPGDSEDLEEMRFPSEEARDGGGICRDLPGTGDASVEKTGSKAKDQPPGLLLQSEAPSCTYGLWGPAASENSPMGGPESGSGGQGGDPSDEDWRRKRKHVFVLSEAGKPIYSRYGSVEALSTTMGVMTALVSFVQSAGDAIRAIYAEDHKLVFLQQGPLLLVAVSRTPQSAAQLRGELMAVHAQIVSTLTRASVARIFARKQNYDLRRLLAGSERTLDRLLDSVERDPGALLLGAVRCVPLARPLRDALGALLRRCTAPGLALSVLAVGGRLVTAAQERTVLAECRLDPADLQLLLDWVGAPAFAAGEAWAPVCLPRFNPDGFFYAYVARLDAMPVCLLLLGTDPEAFHDMATCRRLVEDGMHSLGAMRTLREAASFSNTPSASASAYSVQAVEAAGLWHFLYKPLDIPDHHRQLPQFTSPELEAPYSREEERQRLSDLYHRLHARLHNTSRPLRLIYHVAEKETLLAWVTSKFELYTCLSPLVTKAGAILVVTKLLRWVKKEEDRLFIRSPPKYSTPPAAPADQASHNGLFTGP from the exons ATGGAGGCCGGAGGAGGCactgctgccccagcccctggggacTCGGAGGACTTGGAGGAGATGCGGTTCCCCAGTGAGGAGGCTAGAGACGGTGGAGGGATTTGCAGGGACCTACCCGGTACTGGAGATGCGAGCGTGGAGAAAACAG GATCCAAGGCCAAGGACCAGCCACCCGGCCTGCTGCTCCAGTCCGAGGCTCCATCATGCACCTATGGGCTCTGGGGTCCGGCAGCCTCTGAGAACAGTCCCATGGGTGGCCCTGAGAGTGGCTCAGGGGGCCAGGGCGGGGACCCCAGTGACGAGGACTGGCGCAGGAAGCGGAAGCACGTGTTTGTGCTGAGTGAGGCTGGCAAGCCCATCTACTCGCGGTATGGTAGCGTGGAGGCATTGTCAACTACCATGGGTGTGATGACAGCTCTCGTGTCCTTTGTGCAGAGTGCAGGAGATGCCATTCGCGCCATCTATGCTG aggACCACAAGCTGGTGTTCCTGCAGCAGGGCCCACTGCTGCTGGTGGCCGTGTCAAGGACTCCTCAGTCAGCAGCACAGCTGCGGGGGGAGCTTATGGCCGTGCACGCACAGATCGTGAGCACCCTGACGCGCGCCAGCGTGGCCCGCATCTTCGCGCGCAAGCAGAACTACGACCTCCGCCGCCTGCTGGCCGGCTCGGAGCGCACTCTAGACCGGCTTCTGGACAGTGTGGAGCGGGACCCGGGGGCCCTGCTGCTGGGCGCCGTGCGCTGCGTGCCTCTCGCTCGCCCGCTGCGGGATGCGCTGGGTGCGCTGCTCCGACGTTGCACGGCGCCTGGCCTGGCCCTCTCGGTGCTGGCGGTTGGCGGTCGCCTGGTGACAGCAGCCCAGGAGCGGACTGTGCTGGCCGAGTGCCGGCTCGACCCAGCCGACCTGCAGTTGCTGCTGGACTGGGTG GGGGCACCGGCCTTTGCGGCGGGCGAGGCCTGGGCGCCTGTGTGCCTGCCCCGCTTCAATCCCGATGGTTTCTTTTACGCCTACGTGGCCCGCCTGGACGCCATGCCTGTCTGCCTGCTGCTGCTCGGCACCGACCCCGAGGCCTTCCACGACATGGCCACCTGCCGGCGCCTGGTCGAGGACGGCATGCACTCCCTTGGGGCCATGCGCACCCTCAGGGAGGCTGCCAGCTTCTCCAACACCCCATCGGCCAGTGCCTCGGCCTACAGTGTGCAGGCTGTGGAGGCCGCCGGCCTCTGGCACTTCCTCTATAAGCCGCTGGACATCCCCGACCATCACCGCCAGCTGCCCCAGTTTACCAG CCCCGAGCTGGAGGCCCCATACAGCAGAGAGGAGGAGCGACAGCGCCTGTCCGACCTGTACCACCGCCTGCACGCGCGCCTCCATAACACCTCCCGGCCCCTGCGCCTCATTTACCACGTGGCTGAGAAGGAGACGCTGCTGGCCTGG GTGACCTCCAAATTTGAGCTGTACACCTGCCTCAGCCCCCTGGTGACCAAGGCAGGTGCCATCCTCGTAGTGACCAAACTCCTGCGTTGGGTGAAGAAAGAGGAGGATCGTCTCTTCATTCGTTCCCCACCCAAGTACTCCACGCCCCCAGCAGCCCCAGCGGACCAGGCTTCCCATAACGGCCTGTTTACTGGACCTTGA